Below is a window of Clostridia bacterium DNA.
TTTACAAATGGATTTTACTTTTTCGGATGATTTTTGGGTAAAGGGTATTAGTATTGATACCAGAACAATTCGGCCCGGAGAAGTTTTTTTGGCTTTAAAAGGGGAGAATTATGATGGACATGCTTTTTTACCGGTAGCGGTAAAAAAGGGAGCTGGGGCTTTAATTGTCGAGGAGGATTTTCAGGGGAAGATGCCTGTTTTACGGGTTCCTAATACTTTAGAGGCTTTGGCTCAGATAGCTAATGGCTATCGTCAGCGTTTGGGAACTAAAGTGATTGCCATAACGGGTAGTAGTGGTAAAACAACCACCAAAAATCTGCTAGCACATTTGTTAGCTACTAAATATAAAGTTATTTCTACGTATAAAAATTTTAATAATGAAATTGGCTTACCACTTTCTATTTTTGGTTTAACTGCAGAACATGAAGTTGCTGTTTTTGAATTGGGAATGAATCGTTTGGGGGAAATAGCTAAGTTGTCTAAAATTGCCAGTCCGGATATAGCGATAATTACTAATATCGGTACTGCTCATTTGGGTAATTTAGGTTCACGGGAAAATATTTTGCGGGCTAAAGCGGAAATTAAAGAAGGTTTGCGGGGTTGTTTAATTTTAAATAGTGATGATCCTTTTTTGAAAAAAATAACTTGGCCGCAAATTATCGGGGCTGGTGTAAGAAAAAATGCGGGTAATTATGTTTTTGTTGATCATTGGGAAATGTCTAAAGAGGGCTTGAATTTTACGGTGGTACGGGGTAAAGAAAAAATAGAATTATTTTTACCTTTACAAGGTAAGCATAATCTTAATAATGCTTTATTGGCGATTACTTGTGCATTTAAAATGGGGTTAACAGGAAAAGAAATTAAAACGGCTTTAGCTAATTTTGTAAATGAGAATTGGCGTTATGAGGAAAGTGTTTTTAAAGGCATTACTTTAATTAAAGATTTTTATAGTGCTAATCCTGATTCGGTTAAAGCAGCATTGGCTACTTTATGTGCGAATCAGTCTAAAGGTAAAAAGTTAGCTATTTTGGGTGAAATGAATGAGCTGGGGGAATTTTCTTCTCGGGAACACCGACATTTAGGTGAGTTGTGCCGAGAATTATCGCTACTTGCTTTTTTTGTAGGAGACCATTACCGGGATTTTGAGGAGGGTTATGGACAGGCGGGCTTTGCTTTTAAAACTAAAAGTGAGCTCTATGGTTGTTTGCAAGAATATGTTATGCGGACAGGATTAAAAGAAGGGGATGTGGTTTTATTAAAGGGCTCACGTCAGATGAAAATGGAGGAAGTATTTCAAGAACTGAAAAAGTATTTGGAAATGGATTACCGCCATGATTTGGTTTTTACACTGCCGCCTGCGGCGGTAACGTTATATATGAATACAAGGGCTATGCAGAGTAATTTGAAAAGGATTAAAGAGGTATTAGCTAATGATGTGGAAATTATGCCGATTATTAAAGCTGGTGCTTATGGTAGTAGTACTGATATAGTAGTAAATGCTTTTCATATGTGTAATTATTTAGCGGTAGCTGATGTTCAAGAAGCCTTGGTTTTAAAAAGAATTTTTCCGGAAAAGGAAATAATGATTTTATATCAACCACTTGCTGTTGATTTGCCTTTAATTATGAAACATGATTTTATAGTTGGTTTAGGTTATTGGGAATTTGCTAGGGAAGTAAAGTCTAAACAGCCCTTACGGGTGCATTTGGAAATAGATACTGGGGCTGGACGTTTAGGTATTAATCCTCGGGAAGTTAAAAAAGCGGCTAGGGAATTAAAAAAATTAAGTAATGTTCAAGTTGAAGGTTTATATATGCATTATGTTTGTGCTGACAGTATGCTTCCTGCTGATCAAGAGTATACTGTTAAACAAACGGAAATATTTAAAAAGGCAGTATGGGATTTCGAAGAAATTTATGGTCTGGTTCGTTTCAAACATGCCAGTAGTAGTGTCCCTATTTTTACACAAAAGGAGGCTCATTTTAATTTGGTCCGTCCTGGTTATATGATTTATGGCTATTATCCTGCTGATGTTTTACGGGAGAGGGTAACTTTAACTCCAGCACTACAGTTAGCGGCACGCATTATACAGATTAAAACTGTGCCCCCTGGTACTTTTATTAGTTATGGACGAACCTTTGAAACTACTCGGGAAAGCGTAATTGCCACTGTAGCTATCGGTTATGCTGATGGAATTAGCCGTTTGCTTTCCAATCAGGGTTCGATGGTGGTTAATGGTCAAAGGGCACCGATTGTGGGCAGAATTTGTATGGATTTAACTATGCTTGATATTACAGATATTGTGGGAGAGGTTAAGGTTGGTGATCAGGTTTATGTTTTTGATAATTATAATGTAACTTTAGATGAGGTAGCTAAGTGGTCAAAGACTATTGGCTATGAAGTTTTGACTAGAATTGCCGCTAATGTAGAACGTGTGGAGAAAATCTAAATGGGAAGAAATTACTTATGGTTGATATTGACTCTAATGATGCATAATATATATAATGAAACAAGCAGGAGCGATGAACGGCTTTTTATTACAAAAGGGGTGGTTGTTTGTGGCGGATAGCAAGCGCATTACGGTGTGCTTTCCTGTTTCCTTATTAGAGGAAATGGATTTATTAATTGATGCGGAAAATAAATGTCGTAGTGAATTAGTCAGAGAGGCGATGCGTTTCTATCTGTGGGAAAAAAGAAAACTATATTTACGTGAAGAAATGCGAAAAGGTTATCAGGAAATGGCATGTTTAAATTTGGCCTTAGTCGAGGAATTTTGTTTTTGTGAGGAGGAAGCCCATTTACTCACAGAACGAAAAATAATGGAGTGTTGTTTATGAAGGTAAAAAGGGGCGATATTTTTTATGCACAATTAAGTCCGGTGGTTGGTTCAGAACAAGGTGGTACTCGGCCGGTTTTAATTGTGCAAAATGATATTGGTAATGAGTACAGTCCAACGACAATTATTGCGGCAATTACTAGTCAATTAGATAAGGCTAAATTACCCACTCATGTAGAATTAGCCAAAGAATTTTGTGGTTTGGAGAAAAACTCCGTGGTTTTGCTTGAGCAAATTAGAACGATTGATAAACGTCGTTTACAGGAAAAGGTTTCATCTTTGGAGGCCGGCTTAATGCAGCAGGTAAATAAGGCTTTAGAAATTAGTTTGGGATTAGTCGAACTTTAAAATAGGCCGAGGGGTCTATTTTTTTATCTTAAGGAGGGAAGGAGCTTGCTACCTTTAATTGGTATCACTTGTGGTTGGGAAGAAGAAAAACAGTGGCACAAATTACATCATGAGTATGTTTGTGCAGTAAAAAAAGCGGGAGGAATCCCTTTTTTATTGCCTAGTATTGCTAAACGGGAATTAATTACGGTATATTATAGGCAAATGGATGGTTTTGTTTTTTCGGGGGGCAGTGATTTGGATCCCTTTTATTATGATGAGGAACCAC
It encodes the following:
- the alr gene encoding alanine racemase; this encodes MENIYLSDLCSFLQMDFTFSDDFWVKGISIDTRTIRPGEVFLALKGENYDGHAFLPVAVKKGAGALIVEEDFQGKMPVLRVPNTLEALAQIANGYRQRLGTKVIAITGSSGKTTTKNLLAHLLATKYKVISTYKNFNNEIGLPLSIFGLTAEHEVAVFELGMNRLGEIAKLSKIASPDIAIITNIGTAHLGNLGSRENILRAKAEIKEGLRGCLILNSDDPFLKKITWPQIIGAGVRKNAGNYVFVDHWEMSKEGLNFTVVRGKEKIELFLPLQGKHNLNNALLAITCAFKMGLTGKEIKTALANFVNENWRYEESVFKGITLIKDFYSANPDSVKAALATLCANQSKGKKLAILGEMNELGEFSSREHRHLGELCRELSLLAFFVGDHYRDFEEGYGQAGFAFKTKSELYGCLQEYVMRTGLKEGDVVLLKGSRQMKMEEVFQELKKYLEMDYRHDLVFTLPPAAVTLYMNTRAMQSNLKRIKEVLANDVEIMPIIKAGAYGSSTDIVVNAFHMCNYLAVADVQEALVLKRIFPEKEIMILYQPLAVDLPLIMKHDFIVGLGYWEFAREVKSKQPLRVHLEIDTGAGRLGINPREVKKAARELKKLSNVQVEGLYMHYVCADSMLPADQEYTVKQTEIFKKAVWDFEEIYGLVRFKHASSSVPIFTQKEAHFNLVRPGYMIYGYYPADVLRERVTLTPALQLAARIIQIKTVPPGTFISYGRTFETTRESVIATVAIGYADGISRLLSNQGSMVVNGQRAPIVGRICMDLTMLDITDIVGEVKVGDQVYVFDNYNVTLDEVAKWSKTIGYEVLTRIAANVERVEKI
- a CDS encoding type II toxin-antitoxin system PemK/MazF family toxin, translating into MKVKRGDIFYAQLSPVVGSEQGGTRPVLIVQNDIGNEYSPTTIIAAITSQLDKAKLPTHVELAKEFCGLEKNSVVLLEQIRTIDKRRLQEKVSSLEAGLMQQVNKALEISLGLVEL